A genomic window from Selenomonadales bacterium includes:
- the dnaB gene encoding replicative DNA helicase, which translates to MAEPRTPPYHLEAEQSVLGAIFLDPDAIISLAITLQPAHFYREANRATFQVMLDLYMENVPIDLITVADRLNKAGKLEDCGGLNYLTGLLEATPVVSNAPSYAKIIHEKYLLRQLITAGNEIAASALGGASETTALLDAAEQRIFKLAQQRDSRDFTPLVSILHDVYDQINVNRSPGGAVNGVPSGYKDLDRITHGFQKGDLVILAARPSVGKTALALNMSLNASMRHKVPIAFFSLEMPKEQLAIRMLCAESEVRSEAVRNGTLGEKDWERIATGFRELNNAKIFIDDTPALSVMEMRSKARRLKLNEEIGLIIVDYLQLLRYPQRFENRQQEVAEITRTLKALARELEVPVMALAQLSRASEQRSDRRPNLSDLRESGEIEQAADLVMFLYREDYQKHDLPPGAADGSGPIEVILGKHRNGPTGQVPLTFRKDFGRFESAAPNL; encoded by the coding sequence ATGGCCGAGCCAAGAACCCCGCCTTATCACCTAGAGGCCGAGCAGTCTGTTTTAGGCGCCATTTTCCTTGACCCGGACGCGATTATTTCGCTTGCGATTACGCTGCAGCCCGCGCACTTTTACCGCGAGGCGAACCGCGCAACTTTTCAGGTCATGCTTGACCTCTACATGGAGAATGTCCCCATAGACCTAATCACTGTCGCGGACAGACTCAACAAGGCCGGCAAGCTTGAAGACTGCGGCGGCCTTAACTACCTTACCGGGCTCCTAGAGGCTACGCCCGTCGTCAGCAACGCGCCGTCCTATGCTAAGATTATCCACGAGAAGTACCTCCTGCGGCAGCTGATTACCGCCGGAAACGAGATAGCAGCTTCTGCTCTTGGCGGTGCAAGCGAGACTACGGCGCTCCTAGATGCGGCTGAGCAGCGCATCTTTAAGCTAGCGCAGCAGCGAGACTCGCGCGACTTCACTCCTCTCGTGAGCATCCTGCATGACGTATATGACCAAATCAACGTCAATCGGTCGCCCGGCGGGGCCGTAAATGGAGTGCCGTCCGGCTACAAAGACCTCGACCGCATTACGCACGGCTTCCAAAAAGGCGACCTGGTTATCCTGGCGGCGCGCCCGTCCGTCGGTAAGACTGCGCTCGCGCTGAACATGTCGCTAAATGCCTCCATGCGCCACAAAGTACCTATCGCCTTCTTTAGCTTAGAAATGCCCAAAGAGCAATTAGCCATCCGCATGTTATGCGCGGAAAGCGAAGTGCGCTCCGAAGCTGTGCGCAACGGCACCCTCGGGGAAAAGGATTGGGAGCGGATTGCGACAGGCTTTCGCGAGCTAAACAATGCCAAGATCTTTATCGATGACACCCCTGCCCTCTCCGTAATGGAAATGCGCAGCAAAGCGCGGCGACTCAAGTTAAACGAAGAAATCGGGCTGATTATTGTCGACTATCTGCAACTCCTGCGGTACCCGCAGCGCTTTGAAAACCGACAGCAGGAAGTCGCTGAGATTACGCGCACGCTAAAAGCGCTAGCGCGCGAGCTAGAAGTGCCGGTTATGGCTTTAGCTCAGCTTAGCCGTGCCTCAGAGCAGCGCAGCGACCGTCGCCCAAATCTCTCCGACTTGCGCGAATCAGGCGAAATCGAGCAAGCCGCCGACCTCGTCATGTTTCTTTACCGCGAGGACTACCAAAAGCACGATTTGCCGCCCGGCGCAGCTGACGGTTCCGGCCCCATCGAAGTAATCTTAGGCAAACATCGCAATGGCCCGACAGGCCAGGTGCCGCTTACCTTTCGCAAGGATTTTGGCCGTTTTGAAAGCGCGGCGCCAAATTTATAG
- a CDS encoding ankyrin repeat domain-containing protein yields the protein MRRRAVLVCLLLVAMVATSACAPLGRWALWRNRLPFSAEAFMNAVRAGNLEHVKLYLNAGMRTDTHDEHGYTPIIVAAEANQAELVDYFLSLGVPVDQRGKDGWTALHLAAVHGNSEMVKRLLERGADVNAKHNHGSTPLLLSMLTANFYTVEALLDGGADPDIALPNGATPLILAAQAGELTHVSAAELLLKRNANIEARMEGGFTALMIAVQEGRFDMASMLLEQGADPNATNEEGATSLIIAILSEQVALAGILCTFDADVNVTFQGVTALNLAMGRGMHTIGEILISHGAR from the coding sequence ATGCGAAGAAGAGCTGTGCTTGTGTGTCTACTGCTAGTCGCGATGGTCGCTACTAGTGCATGTGCTCCGCTCGGGCGCTGGGCGTTGTGGCGCAATCGGCTGCCCTTTAGCGCAGAAGCGTTTATGAATGCCGTGCGTGCGGGCAATCTTGAGCACGTCAAGCTGTACCTTAATGCCGGCATGCGGACGGACACCCATGACGAACACGGTTACACTCCTATCATCGTGGCGGCTGAAGCCAACCAGGCTGAGCTGGTGGATTACTTCCTTTCACTCGGCGTTCCGGTTGACCAGCGCGGCAAGGATGGCTGGACGGCACTTCACTTAGCGGCCGTGCACGGCAACTCCGAGATGGTCAAGCGTTTGCTTGAGCGCGGCGCTGACGTTAATGCCAAGCACAACCACGGGTCAACACCGCTCCTGCTCTCAATGCTAACTGCCAACTTTTACACGGTGGAAGCCTTGCTTGACGGCGGAGCAGACCCTGACATAGCCCTGCCAAACGGCGCTACTCCCTTAATTCTCGCCGCCCAGGCAGGTGAACTGACGCACGTCAGCGCGGCGGAGCTCCTGCTAAAGCGCAACGCAAACATCGAGGCCCGCATGGAGGGAGGCTTCACCGCCCTCATGATCGCCGTGCAAGAAGGTCGCTTTGACATGGCCAGCATGTTGCTTGAGCAAGGCGCAGACCCCAACGCCACGAATGAAGAGGGGGCAACTTCCCTCATCATTGCCATTCTAAGCGAACAGGTGGCCCTAGCCGGTATTCTCTGCACTTTCGATGCTGACGTAAATGTAACTTTCCAAGGAGTAACGGCGCTCAACTTAGCAATGGGACGCGGCATGCATACTATAGGTGAGATCCTAATTAGTCACGGGGCGCGTTAG
- a CDS encoding M23 family metallopeptidase encodes MQSKRQRKQIAICLALTLCTLMVVGSWAFAAWEVSLDGVALGVVRDKQAIISRLDARALELRQETGTDVGLASQVDYRLRFTLSRSTTDELWQQLEPLVEFGLKAAVINVNGQEVAALASREEAEALLSAVKSRFVKPDSNRAVEAVRFRQEVSISEAYRKLDNLVDQEAGMNVLLFGRERRLTHTVSRGESFWSIARLHNLRTSVLQAANPAVVPERLRIGTALNLVVAEPFLQVEVVEKITYNRAVPFQTTQVTDNTLWSWERRIRTSGRSGTQQLTARVTTVNGAEESREILSTVVLSAPTTQVVARGTKSAPTLSTGAFRWPTTGRITSPFGPRWDGFHAGVDIGAPPGTPITAADSGIVSFAGWNGGYGMMVRIEHGNGFATLYAHASRILVTENEQVEKGQTIALVGNTGRSFGPHLHFEIISNGRPLDPLRFFR; translated from the coding sequence TTGCAGAGTAAACGCCAGCGCAAGCAGATAGCGATCTGCCTTGCTCTTACGTTGTGTACTCTGATGGTTGTAGGGTCGTGGGCATTTGCGGCCTGGGAAGTGAGCCTAGATGGCGTAGCTTTAGGCGTAGTTAGAGACAAACAAGCGATAATTAGCCGCCTAGACGCGCGTGCGCTAGAACTGCGGCAGGAGACTGGCACAGATGTAGGCCTCGCCAGCCAAGTAGATTACAGGTTGCGCTTCACGCTTTCCCGCTCCACTACCGATGAGTTGTGGCAACAACTCGAACCTTTAGTCGAGTTTGGACTAAAGGCCGCGGTAATTAACGTAAATGGCCAAGAAGTAGCGGCCCTAGCCTCGCGCGAAGAGGCCGAGGCCTTGCTCTCGGCGGTGAAGAGTCGCTTCGTTAAGCCCGACAGCAACCGAGCCGTCGAAGCGGTGCGGTTTCGGCAAGAAGTAAGTATCAGCGAAGCATATCGTAAACTCGACAACCTAGTCGACCAAGAGGCCGGCATGAACGTGCTGCTGTTTGGGCGCGAGCGGCGCCTTACGCACACGGTGTCGCGCGGGGAGTCGTTTTGGAGCATAGCGCGCCTGCATAACCTGCGCACGAGCGTGCTGCAGGCAGCTAATCCTGCCGTCGTGCCGGAGCGCCTGCGTATCGGTACCGCCCTTAACCTTGTAGTAGCAGAGCCTTTTCTACAAGTCGAGGTAGTAGAAAAGATCACATATAACAGGGCAGTCCCCTTTCAAACTACACAAGTCACAGACAACACCTTGTGGAGCTGGGAGCGTCGCATCCGCACGTCCGGCCGCAGCGGCACGCAACAACTTACCGCTCGCGTCACCACAGTCAACGGCGCCGAAGAAAGCCGCGAGATTCTTTCCACGGTAGTCCTCTCTGCCCCGACCACACAAGTCGTGGCACGCGGAACAAAAAGCGCTCCCACTCTAAGCACCGGAGCCTTCCGTTGGCCGACTACGGGCCGCATAACTTCCCCGTTTGGCCCGCGTTGGGATGGCTTCCACGCTGGCGTGGACATAGGTGCGCCGCCAGGAACCCCTATCACCGCCGCCGACAGCGGCATCGTGTCCTTTGCAGGTTGGAACGGTGGTTACGGCATGATGGTACGCATCGAGCACGGCAATGGCTTTGCCACGCTTTATGCCCATGCTTCGCGAATACTGGTGACAGAGAATGAGCAAGTCGAGAAAGGCCAAACCATAGCCCTCGTCGGCAACACAGGCCGGAGTTTTGGCCCGCATCTGCACTTTGAGATAATCTCTAACGGGCGGCCGCTAGATCCCCTAAGGTTCTTCCGTTAG
- a CDS encoding response regulator transcription factor translates to MNPKILVVEDEKPIAEIIKFNLEKEKYSVSLAYNGQDALDMAIRNLPDLIILDVMLPKLDGFQVCRELRRTTNTPILMLTAKGAESDKVKGLALGADDYITKPFSPRELVARVKAHLRRSNIISAAEEREASALVADGLVIDLIKYEVRKGDTPIDLTVREFELLKYLALHRGRVFDREHLLKEVWGYDYFGDGRTVDVTIRRLREKIEDDPIAANAKYVLTRRGVGYYFREA, encoded by the coding sequence GTGAATCCCAAAATCCTCGTAGTAGAAGACGAAAAACCTATTGCCGAGATTATTAAGTTTAACCTCGAAAAAGAGAAATACAGCGTAAGTCTGGCCTATAACGGCCAAGATGCCCTAGACATGGCTATTCGCAATCTGCCTGACCTAATCATCCTTGACGTCATGTTGCCTAAGCTCGATGGTTTTCAGGTCTGCAGAGAGCTCAGGCGTACAACCAACACCCCAATCCTGATGCTGACCGCAAAAGGAGCAGAGAGCGACAAAGTGAAGGGACTTGCCCTCGGCGCGGACGATTACATCACCAAGCCCTTTAGCCCGCGTGAACTTGTAGCCCGCGTCAAGGCACACCTAAGGCGCAGCAACATCATCTCCGCGGCAGAAGAACGCGAGGCCTCTGCCCTAGTTGCCGACGGCCTCGTCATCGACCTCATCAAGTACGAGGTGCGTAAGGGCGACACTCCCATCGATCTTACGGTGCGCGAGTTTGAGCTCCTTAAGTATTTAGCCCTGCATCGCGGTCGCGTCTTTGACAGAGAACACCTACTAAAAGAAGTATGGGGTTACGACTACTTCGGCGACGGTCGCACCGTAGACGTAACTATTCGGCGGCTGCGCGAAAAAATCGAAGACGACCCCATTGCGGCTAACGCCAAGTATGTCCTCACCCGTCGCGGTGTCGGATACTACTTCCGCGAGGCCTAG
- a CDS encoding HAMP domain-containing protein, whose product MFQSIKWRLMLLYILLIVVAMQFVSFFLVRNIEAFYLERARTELRTRGAHVVRVLEIEMRRGPYSRDLAETLLSNLRARQEDAIILLVSPAGQVAATSLNPTAERLRGLFVQSPDYPAIVEFFASNEPQEARWEDHTGRRFYTLALPLAGILTQGQARDDVALVYVREPLDETYSILREVQERLLNATLLAIGVTLLLGTFAAQTITRPLQEVTSKAARLAAGHFDMEVTVKSGDEIGKLAEVFNYLTAELRKTMTELNNDKSKLEAILTQMTNGVIAVDTQGQIIHANIRARDMLGITPDTSSDAILEVLNLGDLARLLRGSGPKVAETELRSPYAIAVRAYAAPFHSADGEVSGGIIVLQDITEEARLEQMRREFVANVSHELKTPLTTIKGYAETLLSGALDTKDVAVSFLSTISEEADRMDRLIKDLLTLSALDFQQARLTLRPTLLDELILDVADKLAFSAQKRNLRFRTDFPEEVPMVLANADKIEQVLVNIMSNAIKYTHESSDISVSVKAAGEMVRVGIRDQGPGIPEEDQPRIFERFYRVDKARARELGGTGLGLAIAKQIVEAHGGWIGLESTPGQGTEIYFFLPRHTPQSGQVS is encoded by the coding sequence ATGTTTCAGAGCATAAAGTGGAGGCTAATGCTCCTCTACATATTGCTAATCGTCGTAGCCATGCAGTTCGTGAGCTTCTTTCTCGTGCGCAACATCGAGGCCTTTTATTTGGAGCGGGCCCGCACGGAGCTGCGCACGCGTGGCGCACACGTGGTACGCGTTTTAGAGATTGAAATGCGGCGCGGCCCCTACAGCCGCGACCTAGCTGAGACGCTGCTAAGCAACCTGCGCGCCCGGCAAGAAGACGCCATTATCTTGCTGGTGAGCCCCGCCGGGCAGGTCGCGGCAACGTCACTTAACCCTACGGCAGAGAGGCTGCGGGGTTTATTTGTGCAGAGTCCGGACTATCCCGCGATTGTCGAGTTCTTTGCCAGCAACGAGCCGCAGGAAGCGCGTTGGGAAGACCACACCGGGCGGCGTTTCTATACCTTAGCCCTCCCCCTTGCCGGCATTCTCACACAAGGCCAGGCGCGCGATGACGTAGCTTTAGTCTATGTGCGTGAGCCGCTCGATGAAACCTACAGCATTTTGCGCGAAGTGCAGGAAAGGCTACTTAATGCTACCTTGCTGGCGATTGGCGTGACTTTGCTGCTTGGTACTTTTGCCGCCCAAACCATCACGCGGCCGCTGCAGGAAGTCACCAGTAAAGCCGCGCGCCTGGCCGCCGGACACTTCGATATGGAGGTAACCGTCAAATCCGGCGACGAAATAGGCAAGTTAGCCGAAGTCTTTAACTATCTCACCGCCGAGCTGCGCAAAACCATGACCGAGCTCAACAACGACAAAAGCAAACTAGAAGCCATTCTTACCCAGATGACCAACGGGGTAATTGCGGTTGACACGCAGGGGCAGATTATCCACGCCAACATTCGCGCGCGCGATATGCTTGGCATCACCCCGGATACTTCATCCGACGCTATTCTTGAAGTCCTGAACCTTGGAGATTTAGCACGATTGCTCAGGGGCAGCGGGCCCAAGGTTGCCGAGACAGAGCTCAGGTCGCCATATGCAATTGCCGTGCGCGCCTATGCCGCCCCTTTCCATTCCGCCGACGGCGAGGTTTCGGGGGGGATTATTGTGCTGCAGGATATTACCGAGGAGGCGAGGCTTGAGCAGATGCGGCGCGAGTTTGTCGCTAACGTCTCGCACGAGCTTAAGACCCCGCTTACAACCATTAAGGGCTATGCGGAAACACTGCTAAGCGGCGCCTTAGACACCAAAGATGTTGCCGTTAGCTTCCTCTCCACCATTTCCGAAGAGGCAGACCGCATGGACAGGCTGATTAAAGACTTGCTGACGCTTTCCGCGCTTGATTTTCAGCAGGCTCGCCTCACCCTGCGCCCCACCCTGCTTGATGAGCTTATCCTAGACGTCGCCGACAAGCTCGCTTTCTCAGCGCAAAAGCGCAATCTCAGGTTCCGTACGGATTTTCCGGAAGAAGTACCCATGGTTCTAGCCAACGCCGATAAAATAGAACAGGTGCTCGTCAACATCATGTCTAACGCTATCAAGTACACCCACGAGAGCAGTGACATCTCTGTTTCCGTTAAGGCTGCAGGCGAGATGGTGCGTGTGGGCATCAGAGACCAAGGCCCGGGCATTCCTGAGGAAGACCAGCCCCGCATCTTTGAGCGCTTCTATCGCGTAGACAAGGCGCGCGCCAGAGAACTAGGCGGCACCGGACTTGGGCTGGCGATTGCCAAGCAGATAGTCGAAGCACACGGCGGGTGGATTGGCTTAGAGAGCACGCCCGGCCAAGGCACGGAGATATACTTCTTTCTGCCGCGTCATACGCCACAGAGCGGGCAGGTGTCATAA
- a CDS encoding two-component system regulatory protein YycI → MDWPRAKTILIVAFLILNAVLAAQLYLLPLFDLSARPVSLAAIKEVLAGKGTELTATLPRRGPTAPFALLSTPAYSDREITTIARDLLGKGAARVPVGGSLGGESAVSYRGLGGQLVVVTARGLVSYENQAAVGSGGAITAEEAASKAADFVREHVGETGFVFAGVTELEPTGFRVDYLQRFRGSFVFPGYITLVVKSDGVAAMWMLRLRVSFETGSARRILSAAEAVLSLVNHRQNAGDTQALSVEKVDFGFHSPIYDTVDPMWRGVPVWRIHTSRGEFFINAHSGVIEAR, encoded by the coding sequence GTGGATTGGCCGCGCGCTAAGACAATTCTCATTGTAGCGTTCCTCATTCTTAACGCCGTACTGGCGGCTCAGCTTTACCTGTTGCCGCTGTTTGACCTTTCCGCCCGCCCGGTAAGTCTTGCGGCCATCAAAGAAGTGCTCGCAGGAAAAGGCACCGAACTAACCGCTACATTGCCGCGCCGCGGGCCTACGGCTCCCTTTGCGCTCCTCTCTACCCCCGCCTACTCCGACCGCGAGATAACAACTATCGCGCGCGATTTGCTTGGCAAGGGCGCCGCGCGTGTGCCTGTCGGCGGCTCGCTCGGCGGCGAATCTGCCGTAAGCTACCGCGGTCTAGGCGGGCAGTTAGTAGTCGTGACGGCGCGCGGCCTCGTCTCCTACGAAAACCAAGCCGCTGTCGGGAGTGGCGGCGCGATAACCGCAGAAGAAGCCGCCAGTAAAGCGGCAGACTTCGTGCGCGAGCACGTGGGCGAAACCGGCTTTGTCTTCGCAGGCGTGACAGAACTTGAGCCCACCGGGTTTCGCGTCGACTACCTGCAGCGCTTTCGCGGCTCCTTTGTGTTTCCCGGCTACATTACCCTCGTCGTCAAGTCCGACGGTGTAGCGGCCATGTGGATGCTTCGCCTGCGCGTTTCTTTTGAAACCGGCAGTGCGCGGCGCATTCTTTCCGCCGCCGAAGCCGTATTAAGCTTAGTTAATCACCGCCAAAACGCTGGCGACACCCAGGCCCTAAGCGTAGAGAAAGTAGATTTCGGCTTTCACAGCCCAATCTACGACACGGTAGACCCAATGTGGCGCGGCGTGCCGGTGTGGCGCATTCACACTTCGCGCGGCGAATTTTTCATTAACGCGCACTCAGGCGTAATCGAGGCCAGATAG
- a CDS encoding trypsin-like peptidase domain-containing protein — translation MSEYYEFQAPRYYRRRTPFLAIVVVSVLSALLGAVMGAYLAPTFLFGRLIPYPPSALSPNLVQPSLTGTNPLTEQIAAGAVAQVAQRVGPTVVGVVNRSRVQGWFGQQQQQSTGSGIIFDQSGLIVTNQHVVSRAAEIFVVLFDNVQVPATLVGEDERTDLAVLRIDVTKLPATHRPLPVAEFGDSDKLVVGELAVAIGNPLGLEFQRTVTAGIISAVERTLTMDDVTFRVVQTDAAINSGNSGGALANARGQIIGINQAKIAAGGVEGMGFAIPINVARPIITELIAHGRVIRPWMGIRGTTVTPSLAAQYGLAVNAGVFIEVVPNSPAARAGLRLGDVIVRYNGNEIKDFERLRELITATGIGGTAELVVRRGTTTLNVRVRLEAAP, via the coding sequence GTGAGTGAGTACTATGAGTTTCAGGCGCCCCGTTACTATCGTCGCCGCACTCCGTTTCTGGCGATAGTAGTGGTAAGTGTGCTGTCTGCTTTGCTTGGCGCGGTGATGGGAGCCTATCTTGCCCCGACTTTCCTGTTTGGGAGGCTAATCCCCTATCCGCCTAGCGCGCTAAGCCCAAACCTAGTTCAGCCGAGCCTGACGGGTACCAATCCCTTGACCGAACAAATAGCGGCAGGAGCGGTAGCGCAGGTGGCGCAGCGAGTTGGGCCGACTGTCGTGGGTGTTGTCAACCGTTCGCGCGTGCAGGGCTGGTTTGGGCAGCAGCAACAACAGAGCACGGGCTCGGGCATTATCTTTGACCAAAGCGGGCTGATTGTAACTAATCAGCATGTCGTAAGCCGCGCCGCCGAGATTTTTGTGGTCCTTTTTGACAATGTACAAGTTCCGGCGACCCTGGTGGGGGAAGACGAGCGCACCGACCTCGCGGTGCTGCGCATTGACGTCACCAAGCTCCCCGCGACCCACAGGCCGCTTCCTGTAGCTGAGTTTGGCGATTCTGACAAGCTCGTCGTAGGCGAGTTGGCCGTGGCGATTGGCAACCCGCTCGGGCTCGAGTTTCAGCGCACTGTAACAGCCGGGATTATTAGCGCCGTAGAGCGTACGCTTACCATGGACGACGTGACCTTCCGCGTGGTGCAGACCGACGCCGCCATTAACTCCGGCAACTCCGGGGGCGCCTTAGCCAACGCCCGCGGGCAAATAATTGGCATTAACCAAGCTAAAATCGCCGCCGGCGGCGTAGAAGGCATGGGCTTTGCGATTCCCATTAATGTAGCGCGCCCCATTATCACCGAGCTTATCGCACATGGTCGGGTAATACGGCCTTGGATGGGAATCCGCGGAACAACGGTCACGCCGAGCCTTGCTGCGCAGTACGGTCTAGCTGTCAACGCAGGCGTCTTCATCGAGGTCGTGCCTAACAGCCCGGCGGCACGAGCAGGACTGCGGCTAGGGGATGTGATAGTCAGGTACAACGGCAATGAAATCAAGGACTTTGAGCGGCTCCGCGAGCTCATCACCGCGACAGGTATCGGCGGCACAGCCGAACTAGTCGTCAGGCGCGGCACGACTACCCTTAACGTACGCGTGCGCTTGGAGGCAGCGCCGTAA
- the cysK gene encoding cysteine synthase A, which translates to MKVNNVPAPNTSVAVLIGRTPLVSLRRLQDENSAEILVKLESFNPGGSVKDRIALAMIEQAEKEGAITPETVLIEPTSGNTGIGLAMVAAARGYRLILVMPDSMSLERRHLLLALGAELKLTLAAEGMLGAIRQVDALLAEHPHYLSLRQFSNPANPEVHRRTTAAEIWEQTGGRIDAFVAGVGTGGTITGVGQVLKQRLPNVVVVAVEPTASPVLSGGSHSPHRIQGIGPGFIPDILDRSVIDRIITVSNEDAAAMARLLARKEGIIAGISSGAALVAARQVAQELGRGKRVVTVAPDTGERYLSTGLFDSHA; encoded by the coding sequence ATGAAAGTTAACAATGTCCCAGCACCAAACACAAGTGTCGCCGTACTAATCGGACGCACCCCGCTTGTCTCGCTGCGGCGCCTGCAAGATGAAAATAGCGCCGAGATACTGGTGAAATTAGAGTCCTTTAACCCCGGCGGCAGTGTTAAGGACCGCATTGCGTTGGCGATGATTGAACAGGCCGAAAAGGAAGGTGCTATCACGCCTGAAACCGTGTTGATTGAGCCGACCAGCGGCAATACCGGCATCGGGCTTGCCATGGTGGCGGCCGCGCGGGGATATAGGCTGATTTTGGTCATGCCCGACAGCATGAGCCTTGAGCGCAGGCATTTGCTCTTAGCTCTCGGTGCCGAACTTAAGCTAACTCTGGCAGCGGAAGGCATGCTTGGGGCGATCAGACAAGTCGACGCCTTGCTCGCCGAGCATCCTCACTACCTATCGCTGCGGCAGTTTAGTAATCCCGCTAACCCCGAGGTCCACCGCCGCACTACTGCCGCAGAAATCTGGGAGCAGACTGGGGGCCGCATAGATGCCTTTGTCGCCGGCGTCGGTACCGGCGGCACTATCACCGGGGTCGGGCAAGTGCTAAAGCAGCGCCTACCCAATGTCGTTGTAGTCGCCGTGGAGCCGACCGCTTCGCCGGTACTCTCCGGTGGTTCGCACTCACCGCACCGCATCCAAGGAATTGGGCCGGGCTTTATCCCGGATATCCTAGATCGCAGCGTAATCGACCGCATAATCACCGTCAGCAATGAAGACGCTGCCGCGATGGCGCGGTTATTGGCGAGAAAAGAAGGCATTATCGCCGGCATCTCAAGCGGCGCCGCCTTAGTGGCCGCACGCCAAGTAGCGCAGGAGCTAGGGCGCGGCAAGCGGGTGGTCACGGTGGCCCCCGATACGGGGGAACGTTACCTCAGCACAGGGTTGTTTGACTCCCATGCCTAA
- the cysE gene encoding serine O-acetyltransferase, producing the protein MPNPFTYLSEDVAAVFKHDPAAKSVPEVVLCYPGLHAVWLHRLAHPLYRARIYFLARLLSHFARFLTGIEIHPGASIGRRVFIDHGMGVVIGETAEIGDDVIMYHGVTLGGTGKDRGKRHPTIGNNVLIGANATILGPIRIGDGMKVRAASLVLTSMPEALSSAVQSGR; encoded by the coding sequence ATGCCTAACCCGTTCACTTACCTTAGCGAAGACGTAGCCGCCGTGTTTAAGCACGATCCCGCTGCCAAAAGTGTGCCGGAAGTAGTCTTGTGCTATCCCGGGCTCCACGCTGTTTGGCTTCACCGTTTGGCGCACCCCCTCTATCGCGCGCGTATCTACTTTCTGGCGCGCCTTCTGTCGCACTTCGCGCGCTTTCTCACCGGCATAGAGATTCACCCGGGCGCTAGCATTGGCCGCAGGGTGTTTATTGACCACGGCATGGGCGTAGTAATAGGTGAAACCGCCGAGATTGGCGACGACGTGATCATGTACCACGGCGTCACCCTCGGCGGCACCGGCAAAGACCGCGGGAAACGGCATCCCACCATCGGCAACAATGTGTTGATTGGCGCAAACGCTACTATCCTAGGGCCTATACGTATCGGCGACGGAATGAAAGTACGAGCCGCCTCACTTGTGCTGACGAGTATGCCGGAGGCGCTTAGCTCAGCGGTTCAAAGCGGGCGGTAA